One Serratia liquefaciens genomic window, TCAGCATTTCCGCCAGGCGCAGTGCCAACGCGCCGATGGCGATACCCAGCCCGCTGCCCATTTGCTGCGATACATTAAACAACGTATTGGCGCCGTTCATTTGCGGCTGCGGCACTTCGGAAAATGCTAACGTGTTGAGCGCGGTGAATTGCATGGAACGCGTCAGTCCACTTACGAACAGCAGCCCCAGAATCAGCCAGGTCGGCGTCTGCGGCGTCAGCAACGCGCAGGCGAAAATGGTGGCGGCATTCAGCAAACCATTCACCACCAGCGTAGTACGGAAGCGAAAACGGTACAGCACCGCCGAGGTAAAGGGCTTCATCACCAGATTGCCGGCGAACACCGCCAGCACCAACAGCCCGGCATCGAAGGCGTTAAGGCCAAACCCAATCTGGAACAGCAGTGGCAGCAGGAAGGGCACGGCGCCGATGGCGATGCGGAACAGCGTTCCACCCCAAATAGTGACGGCGTAACTTTTTATCCGCATCGCCCACAGATTGATTAAAGGGTGTGCCGTCCGCCTGGCATGGCGAACCGCCAGCGCACCCAGTGCCAGGCTGCCAAGAATGCACAGTGCGGGCACCAGCCAGGACAGCTGCGGGTGATTAATCAGATCCAAACCGAACATCAGGCCGAAGCAGGCAATGCCGGTGAGCACGAAGCCGAGAGCGTCAAAGGGAACGCCTTTCTGCGGCGCTTCCTGAGGGATCAGTCGCCAGGCCAGCCACAGCGCGGCGATGCCCAGAGGCACGTTCAGAATGAAAATCCAGTGCCACGAGGCATAAGTAGTAATAAATCCCCCGACCGGTGGCCCGAGGATCGGGGCCACCAGCCCCGGCCAGGTAATGGTGGCGATGGCTTTGATCAAATCGGGTTTGGCGGTATTGCGCAGCACCACCAGCCGCCCGACCGGCACCATCAACGCTCCGCCGAAGCCCTGTAAAATTCGGGCGGCAGTAAACGTCGGCAGGTTAACGCTGGCGGCACAGAGTACCGATGCCAGGGTAAAAATCAGCACTGCCGCCGCGAAGATATTGCGCGCGCCAAAGCGGTTGGCAATCCAGCCGCTGGCAGGAATAAAGACCGTCAGCGTCAGAATATAGGCCGAAATACCAATGTTCATGTCCACCGGTCGCACGCCGAAAGCTGCCGCCATCTGCGGCATCGCGGTGACGATCACTGTCCCGTCGAGGTTTTCCATAAAAAAGGCGCCGGCCACCAGCAGTGGCAGCGCACTGGCGCGTGAGAAGAAACTCATGGCAAAGCACGCCGGGCAAAGCGCGGACAGGATGCGGACATGACAGAAACCCCGTTTCAAAAATGTTAACGCCGGAAGAGTTTTTGAGGATAACGCATTGCGCTGAGGTTAAAAAGAGGTTGAGCGAGTGATAATTAGCGGGCGCAGCGCTTGCGCCCGCAGAGGGAAATCAGAACTTCACCGAACCTTGCAGATACAGGGTTCGTGGCTGACCGATGTATAGCCCCTTGTTGTTATCGTCGTAAGCGCGGGTGAAATATTCGTGGTTAAACAGGTTTTTAACCCCCAGGCCCAGATTCAGTCCGGCCATTTCCGGTCCAAAATCATAGGCGGCGCGCAGGCCCCACAGCATATAGCCAGGAATGCGACCGGTACTGCCGTCGGCGCTTTCCGCCACGGTATTGGCATTGTCGGCGAACTGGCTGGACTGGAATTCACTGTTGAGGTTAAACGTCCAACTGCCCGGCGTGTAATCCAGTCCCAGCGTACCTTTATGCTTCGGCGAGAACGGCACCTGGTTGCCTTTGTAGGCGCCTTCCTCACGGATGGTGGCGTCGACATAGGCATAGCTGGCGTAAACCGTCACGTCGTCCAGCTTGGGTGTCAACTGCGACAGATCGTAACGCAGGTTGCCTTCCAGCCCGGCGTGTCGCGTTTTGCCACGTGCGGTAACGCTGTCGGTGACCTGGTTTGAGTCATATTGATTATTGAAGTTGATCAGGAACAGGCCAATCTCACCTTGCAGCGCATCGCCTTCGTAACGGGTTCCCAGTTCCCAGGTTCGCGCTTTTTCCGGTTCGATATTGCCGCTGTCGACCGCTTTACCCATCTGGCTGTATTGCACCGTGCCGAACGAGCCTTCGGTATTGGCGTACAGGTTCCAGTATTCGTTCAGATGGTACATGACATTCAGCGCCGGCAGTGGGGCGTTGTAGCTGACGTCGAGGCGATTATTCTTGATGTAATTATTCTGATAGGAAGAGATATGCTCATAGCGCATGCCCGGCGTGATGGTCCAGTCGCCGATATCTATGCGGTCGTCAATGTAAAAGGCGTGGGCGTCGGTGCCGGACTGAGTATCGCGATCGTAAGGGCTGCTGGTTGAAGGCAATACGCCGCTGCTGGCCTTGCTGTAGTAACGTAACTCATGGGTCGATTCGCTGACGTAGCGGTAACCTACGCCGACTTCATGTGCCGACTGGCCCCAGCGGAAGCTTTGGCTGTAGCGTGGCTCCACGCCGCGGACCCAATACTCGCGCGGCGAAAGCGTCAGGTTCTTGCCCTGATCGAGGTAGCCGCTGCGCAGGGTATAGGTGTAGAAACTCTGCACGTCGAATTTGTGCTGCTGATCCGGCTGATATTGATAGCCAAAGTTGGCCAACTGGCGACGGCCCCAGAATTTGTCATAAGGACGCGTGGACTGGAATGGATTGGCGTTGTAATCCGCCCGGCTTAATCCCCCCGGCATATCGGCCTGGCCTTCGTAATATTGCAATAAGCTATTAAAGGTGTGCACTTCGTTTGGCGCATAGCGGCTTTTCAACATCACGTCGTCGATTTTGGTCGAGCTGTGTTCGCGCCAGTCGCTGCCGCGGGTGCCGGAATAAAGCAACGCGCTGCCAAAGCCGTTGTCGGCGGTGCCACCGATCATCAGGTTGCCGGTGCCTTTAGGGTGATCCTGCCGGGAGGTCGGGCTAAGCTGACCCTGCATGCCGGCTTCCATACCGAAGGTTTTCGGGATGGCCCTGGTGACAAAGTTCACTACGCCGCCGACGCTTTGCGGCCCATAACGTACGGCACCGCCGCCGCGGACCACGTCTACCGCATCCATATTGCCGAGGGATACCGGTGCCAGCGACAGCTGCGGCTGACCGTAAGGGGCGAAGGGCACCGGAATGCCGTCCATCAGCACCGTCGAACGGCTGGCCAGCCGTGGGTTTAAACCACGAATGCCAAAATTGAGTGCCATATCGTGGCTGCCGGTGCCGTTATTTTCCGGGGCAACCACGCCCGGCACGCGGTTCAGCGCTTCTCGCAAGGTGGTGGCACCGGTTTTGGCAAACTCCTCTCGGCGCACCACGTCGCGCGCGCCGGCGTGCTCGAACACGTCAATCTGGCGGCCTTCTGCCAGCCAGTCGCCGACCACGGTGATGTCTTGTTCTTGCTGCACTGTCGGCTGTTTGACCAGCGTAAAGCCATTAGCCCCCAACGCCTTGACCTGCAAGCCGCTGCCCGCCAGCAGTGCGTTCAGTCCCTGATTAACGTCGTAGTTGCCTTTCAGCCCTGGTGAACGCTTGCCGGCGGTCAAACTTCCGTCAACGGACAGTGCAATGCCGGCATGGGCGGCAAAGGCATTTAACGCGCCATCCAGATCGCCTGCGGGGATCTGATAAGCGGTAGCGGTGACCGGTGTTGTCTGCTCTGCCATCAAGGGTGAAGCGAATGCCAGACCCACGGCGACCGCCAGCGGTTGAAGCGGTTTTCCCCAAAAATTGTTCATACCTTCTCCTGATTATTCTATTTTTTGCTGCAGTGTTTTAACTGGAGTCGGATGAAAACGGAAAAGGGACAATCAAGAATGCGATTTTTTATCATTTTCATTTAAATAAATCAGGCGGGGACCACTTTTAACCAATAACGGGTAAAACTTTGCAGCCGGATCGGTAGAGTTTGGCTGAGCAGCAAGAGTGCGCGATCGGGCTCCCGCAGTGGGAAGCTGCCGCTAACGCGCAACCCGGCGATGGCCGGATCGCATTCCAAACGGCCGTGACGGTAACGCGCCAGTTCGGCAAGCACCTGATCCAGCCGCCATTGGCTGACGCTCAGCACGCCGCGGGTCCAGCTGCCGCCGTTGCCGGCTGCCTGTCGTTGGCCGAATGCCACGTCGCTGAAGCTGATTTGTTCTCCGGCGTTAATCCGCCGTTTTTCCTGAGGGAACTGAGCCAGTTGGGCTTCCACGGCATGTTCAAGCACCGTCAGTTGCGTTTGACCGTCGTTTTCTCGCACCAGAAAATGGGTGCCGAGCGCGCGCATGGCACCTTGTCGGCTTTCGACCCAAAATGGCCGGGCGTCGCGACCGGTAATCAAACTGATTTCTCCGCTGTGCAGCAGGATCAGCCGTTTTTCGGCGCTGTAGCGAACATCGACTGCGCTGGCGGTATTGAGGACCAACTGGCTGCCGTCGCTGAGGACGATGGGTTTTATTTCACCGGTGGCGGTGCGGTAGTCGGCGCGCAGCTCGCGGCCCAACGGGGACTGATAGCCCAACC contains:
- a CDS encoding MFS transporter, with product MSFFSRASALPLLVAGAFFMENLDGTVIVTAMPQMAAAFGVRPVDMNIGISAYILTLTVFIPASGWIANRFGARNIFAAAVLIFTLASVLCAASVNLPTFTAARILQGFGGALMVPVGRLVVLRNTAKPDLIKAIATITWPGLVAPILGPPVGGFITTYASWHWIFILNVPLGIAALWLAWRLIPQEAPQKGVPFDALGFVLTGIACFGLMFGLDLINHPQLSWLVPALCILGSLALGALAVRHARRTAHPLINLWAMRIKSYAVTIWGGTLFRIAIGAVPFLLPLLFQIGFGLNAFDAGLLVLAVFAGNLVMKPFTSAVLYRFRFRTTLVVNGLLNAATIFACALLTPQTPTWLILGLLFVSGLTRSMQFTALNTLAFSEVPQPQMNGANTLFNVSQQMGSGLGIAIGALALRLAEMLMPQSTARIPLVDFQLAFVVIGVIALLAVIDSFTLDPNAGSEVRQRKPAAEPLPLSPQRLQK
- the fecA gene encoding TonB-dependent Fe(3+) dicitrate receptor FecA; amino-acid sequence: MNNFWGKPLQPLAVAVGLAFASPLMAEQTTPVTATAYQIPAGDLDGALNAFAAHAGIALSVDGSLTAGKRSPGLKGNYDVNQGLNALLAGSGLQVKALGANGFTLVKQPTVQQEQDITVVGDWLAEGRQIDVFEHAGARDVVRREEFAKTGATTLREALNRVPGVVAPENNGTGSHDMALNFGIRGLNPRLASRSTVLMDGIPVPFAPYGQPQLSLAPVSLGNMDAVDVVRGGGAVRYGPQSVGGVVNFVTRAIPKTFGMEAGMQGQLSPTSRQDHPKGTGNLMIGGTADNGFGSALLYSGTRGSDWREHSSTKIDDVMLKSRYAPNEVHTFNSLLQYYEGQADMPGGLSRADYNANPFQSTRPYDKFWGRRQLANFGYQYQPDQQHKFDVQSFYTYTLRSGYLDQGKNLTLSPREYWVRGVEPRYSQSFRWGQSAHEVGVGYRYVSESTHELRYYSKASSGVLPSTSSPYDRDTQSGTDAHAFYIDDRIDIGDWTITPGMRYEHISSYQNNYIKNNRLDVSYNAPLPALNVMYHLNEYWNLYANTEGSFGTVQYSQMGKAVDSGNIEPEKARTWELGTRYEGDALQGEIGLFLINFNNQYDSNQVTDSVTARGKTRHAGLEGNLRYDLSQLTPKLDDVTVYASYAYVDATIREEGAYKGNQVPFSPKHKGTLGLDYTPGSWTFNLNSEFQSSQFADNANTVAESADGSTGRIPGYMLWGLRAAYDFGPEMAGLNLGLGVKNLFNHEYFTRAYDDNNKGLYIGQPRTLYLQGSVKF
- the fecR gene encoding ferric citrate uptake sigma factor regulator FecR; this translates as MSHTLTPEQRQALKMAAQWFALLCDENVTERQQQQWQAWHQQNDDHRWAWQRVEALQSQLQGVPGKFSYRTLDQAGRQSTLDRRTLLKSLLLLLGVGGSWLGYQSPLGRELRADYRTATGEIKPIVLSDGSQLVLNTASAVDVRYSAEKRLILLHSGEISLITGRDARPFWVESRQGAMRALGTHFLVRENDGQTQLTVLEHAVEAQLAQFPQEKRRINAGEQISFSDVAFGQRQAAGNGGSWTRGVLSVSQWRLDQVLAELARYRHGRLECDPAIAGLRVSGSFPLREPDRALLLLSQTLPIRLQSFTRYWLKVVPA